From the genome of Miscanthus floridulus cultivar M001 chromosome 10, ASM1932011v1, whole genome shotgun sequence, one region includes:
- the LOC136488485 gene encoding protein TOPLESS-RELATED PROTEIN 2-like — MLDFFSQLSSPASESILAPLSAQVSISAGCPDTVASPVGFSVLQPPQSVELLEQESGFYFNMKHFEDLMQGGESDELERYLSGFTKLEDNRYSMKIFFEIRKQKYLEALDRHDRAKAVEILMKDLKVFASFNEELFKEITQLLTLENFRQNEQM, encoded by the exons ATGCTGGACTTCTTCTCCCAATTATCATCACCTGCATCTGAATCCATTTTAGCACCCTTATCAGCCCAAGTATCCATTTCAGCTGGTTGTCCAGATACAGTTGCCTCGCCTGTTGGCTTCTCAGTGCTCCAGCCTCCCCAATCAGTGGAATT ACTGGAGCAGGAGTCGGGCTTCTACTTCAACATGAAGCACTTCGAGGACCTCATGCAGGGCGGCGAGTCGGACGAGTTGGAGAGGTACCTCAGCGgcttcaccaagctggaggacaaccGCTACTCCATGAAGATCTTCTTTGAGATCCGCAAGCAGAAGTACCTCGAAGCCCTTGATAG GCATGATAGGGCCAAGGCTGTGGAGATTCTCATGAAGGATCTGAAGGTGTTCGCCTCCTTCAATGAGGAGCTATTCAAGGAGATAACACAGCTGCTGACCTTGGAGAATTTTAG GCAAAATGAGCAGATGTGA